The nucleotide sequence GCCACGCGGCCCCTGGCGCGGGCAGCCCGAGGCCGACGCCGAGGTGGAACGGTTGCAGTGTACAAGATCGGGTCCCGTGACCTGGGGTGTCGTGGCCGCGGCCAGGGTTTGCGGGTCGAGGATGCGATGATCGCCGACCTCGCCGATCAAGGCGGCGTAGAAGCGTGGCAACGCGCGGGCGGTGCAGATGCCGTTGGTGGCGGGGATTTCGGCGGTCTGCTCGGCGGGGTGGTCGTGGTCGAACGGCGGGTCGACACAGGCGTGGGCGCGCCGGGTCAGCGAGTTCGGATCGATCATGGCCGTGACGAGCTCACGCATCGGCTCGGGCGGCAGGCTCGGGTCGAGTCCCGCGGCGCGTGAGAAGTCGGGTGGGCGTTGGACGAGCCGGGCGACGCGGTGGAGGTCGTCCTCGGGGAGTCCGATGTGGAAGTCGAGGCCGAACGGCCGGGCGATCTCGTCGCGGAAGAAGGGGCCGAGACTGCGACCGGTGATCCGGCGGACGACTTCACCGACGAGCCAGCCGTAGGTGAGGGCGTGATAGCCGTGGCGGGTGCCGGGCTCCCACAGCGGGCGTTGCGCGGCCAGTGCGTCGGTCATCGGGTGTCCCGCCCCACAGGTCGACCACCGGGTGTCCGTGCCGGTAGACCGCGACGGCCGCGCCCACCTCGGCGCCTTCGGCGAAATTGGCCCCGAAGGCGTCGGCGACGGCTTCGTAGCCGGGGGCCACGTGGCCCTGGATGTCGGGCAAGGAGAACTCCTTCACGAGACCGGTTCGACGGAATGCAGACAGAGCGCGACGAGCTCGCGGGTGTAGGCGGAGACGTCGAGGTCGGGTGTGCCCAGCAGCCTGAGCAACGCTCCGGCCAGCAGGTCGCGCAGAATCATGGCCACCGCGTGTGGGGCGAAGCCGGACCGGAATTCGCCGTCGCGCTGACCGCGGGCCAGCAGCTGTTCGATGCTGTCGAGTTCGGCGGAATTGGCGGCGTTCACCCAGCGCTCGCGAGCGTGGGGGTGGCCGTTGAGGATCTGCATCAGCGCGCGCAGGTGGCGGCGGTGGGTGTCGTAGAAGGCGATGCTGCCCTCGACATACGCCCGCAGCGTGTCCGAGCTGGAAGCGGCCGGGTCGGCGTGCGGACGCACGACCTCCCCGCCCGCAGCGCAGACCTCGGCGACGACCTGGCCGATCAGCTCGTCCTTGTCGGCGAAGTGGTAGGAGATCAGGCTCGGGCTGCTCAGTCCGGCTCGCTGGGCGATCTTCGCGAAGGAGGCCTTGGTGTAGCCCACCTCGGCGATGGTGTCGATCGCGGCCGCGACGATCTGCTTGCGCCGGGCCGCTTCCGTGAACGTCAGGTCGTCTGACCTGACTTTAGGTTGCATGGCCTGACACTAGCCTGCTTGACCAACCAGGTCCACGGGGGCCGAAGTCCGGCCGGGCCTGGTCGTGTCATCGCCGTCTCGAGTACAAGCGTTCACGAACCGGGAGCCGCCCGTGCGCGGCGCCAGTCCGAGGGGCTGGCACCGCGGACGCGTTTGAAGGCGACGCTGAAGGCGAACGGGTCGTCGTACCCGACCGCTCGGGCGACGGCGGCGATGGTGTCTTCGGTGTCGCGCAACAGGTCCGCGGCCAGTGTCATCCGCCAGCCGGTCAGGTAGGTCAGCGGCGGCTCGCCGACCAGACGCGCGAAGCGTGCGGCGAACGCGGCGCGGGACAGGCCGGCCCGGACGGCCAGCTCGGCGACCGTCCACCGGTGCGCCGGCTCGGCGTGCAGCAAGCGCAGGGCTTCGCCGACGCCGGGATCGCTCAGGCCGCGGTACCAAGCGGGCGGCGGCTCCATCCGGGCGCACCAGCCGCGCAGCGCCAGCACGAGCACCAGGTCCAGCAGCCGGCGGAGCACGGCGTCCTGCCCGGGCTCGTCACAGGCCACCTCGGCGGCGAGCAGGTCCAACGCGCCTCGGGTCCGCGGCCCGGCGGGCACCACCGCCAGCGGCGGGAGCATGGCGAGCAGCCGTTCCGCGGCGGCGCCGTGCAGCTCGTAGGCGCCGCGGAGCATGGTGGTGGCCCCCGGCTCGCCGTCGCCGTAGGTGCGCGACGCCGGGTTCCTCACCGGCTGCGCGTCGATGACCGGATACTTCTTCGTCCCGCGGATCACCAGCTGTGGCGGGGTGCCCGGGTCGTCGGCGATCGTGTACGCGGAGGCGCTGATCAGCGCCAGGTCCCCGGCGGCGAGGCGCACCGGCGTGGCGTCGCCGACACGCAGCGACGCGTGGCCGCCGAGGGTGGTCACCAGCGTGAGCGGCGGGGCGTCGGCGAAGGCCAGCGACCACGGCGGCCGCTGGATCAGCTGCCGGACGAGCGCGTGGC is from Amycolatopsis mediterranei and encodes:
- a CDS encoding serine hydrolase domain-containing protein, which gives rise to MTDALAAQRPLWEPGTRHGYHALTYGWLVGEVVRRITGRSLGPFFRDEIARPFGLDFHIGLPEDDLHRVARLVQRPPDFSRAAGLDPSLPPEPMRELVTAMIDPNSLTRRAHACVDPPFDHDHPAEQTAEIPATNGICTARALPRFYAALIGEVGDHRILDPQTLAAATTPQVTGPDLVHCNRSTSASASGCPRQGPRGTRRPRSVSRDSAAPSVTPTRRQAWRSATS
- a CDS encoding TetR/AcrR family transcriptional regulator — translated: MQPKVRSDDLTFTEAARRKQIVAAAIDTIAEVGYTKASFAKIAQRAGLSSPSLISYHFADKDELIGQVVAEVCAAGGEVVRPHADPAASSSDTLRAYVEGSIAFYDTHRRHLRALMQILNGHPHARERWVNAANSAELDSIEQLLARGQRDGEFRSGFAPHAVAMILRDLLAGALLRLLGTPDLDVSAYTRELVALCLHSVEPVS
- a CDS encoding AraC family transcriptional regulator; this encodes MDVLSDLLHRAHAGHALVRQLIQRPPWSLAFADAPPLTLVTTLGGHASLRVGDATPVRLAAGDLALISASAYTIADDPGTPPQLVIRGTKKYPVIDAQPVRNPASRTYGDGEPGATTMLRGAYELHGAAAERLLAMLPPLAVVPAGPRTRGALDLLAAEVACDEPGQDAVLRRLLDLVLVLALRGWCARMEPPPAWYRGLSDPGVGEALRLLHAEPAHRWTVAELAVRAGLSRAAFAARFARLVGEPPLTYLTGWRMTLAADLLRDTEDTIAAVARAVGYDDPFAFSVAFKRVRGASPSDWRRARAAPGS